In Tachysurus vachellii isolate PV-2020 chromosome 10, HZAU_Pvac_v1, whole genome shotgun sequence, the following proteins share a genomic window:
- the fcf1 gene encoding rRNA-processing protein FCF1 homolog: MGKQKKQKYAVMKKMISLKDQRIKEKDRQKTVKKKKVDPSAITEREVPKYPSCMFFQYNTQLGPPYHILVDTNFINFSIKAKLDLVQSMMDCLYAKCIPCITDCVMAELEKLGMKYRVALRIAKDPRFDRLPCSHKGTYADDCLVQRVTQHKCYIVATVDRDLKRRIRKIPGVPIMYISNHRYNIERMADDYGAPRL, encoded by the exons atg GGGAAACAGAAGAAGCAGAAATATGCTGTGATGAAAAAGATGATAAGCTTAAAGGATCAAAGAAT AAAGGAGAAGGATCgacaaaaaacagtgaaaaagaagaaagtagATCCATCAGCCATCACAGAACGTGAAGT GCCAAAATATCCATCATGTATGTTCTTCCAGTACAACACACAGCTTGGTCCTCCCTATCACATCCTCGTGGACACAAACTTCATCAACTTCTCCATTAAGGCCAAACTTGATTTGGTTCAGTCAATGATGGACTGCCTCTACGCCAAAT GTATTCCTTGCATCACAGATTGTGTCATGGCTGAGCTTGAGAAACTTGGGATGAAATACAGAGTTGCATTGAG AATAGCCAAAGACCCTCGTTTTGATCGCTTGCCATGCTCACATAAGGGAACATATGCTGATGACTGCTTAGTACAAAGAGTAACTCAG CATAAGTGTTATATTGTGGCCACAGTGGACAGAGATCTGAAAAGGAGAATCCGGAAGATCCCAGGAGTCCCAATCATGTACATTTCTAATCACAG GTATAACATTGAACGAATGGCAGATGATTACGGTGCACCAAGATTATAG